A window from Ureaplasma parvum serovar 3 str. ATCC 27815 encodes these proteins:
- a CDS encoding coproporphyrinogen III oxidase family protein, whose translation MIFNKKTKHLYIHIPFCNYICIFSDFKRILKTPQTKKFFKNFLENIKMHINNFKIKQFKTIYLGGGVPNCLNNQELEILLKTISPYVDDNCEYTIECNPELINQTQINLFKKYKINRISLNVQSMNNDVLKQMNFIHTNQDSKKAINLLHKNGLYNVSCDFLFCISILTLKDLDDVFNFILNHKINHVSFYSLEIKEQSLLKKYHITIDEEKEIEQMNYIINKFAGLNFHRYEVCNWTNNFRYIAKHNLAYWRTEDWAAIGWGAHGYEKNIVYFFDGSIKNPILIKKVLTKHELYQQILMMGLRLKDGLNLNKKINYEAYSYFKNQLKHVSINKKNHLLIDDLNLLNLTILDIF comes from the coding sequence ATGATTTTTAACAAAAAAACTAAACATTTATACATTCATATTCCATTTTGTAACTATATTTGTATATTTTCTGATTTTAAACGTATTTTAAAAACTCCTCAAACAAAAAAATTTTTTAAGAATTTTTTAGAAAATATTAAAATGCACATTAATAATTTTAAAATAAAGCAATTTAAAACAATCTACTTAGGCGGAGGTGTTCCAAATTGTTTAAACAATCAAGAATTAGAAATTTTATTAAAAACAATTTCTCCTTATGTTGATGATAATTGCGAATATACCATTGAATGTAATCCTGAATTAATAAATCAAACTCAAATTAATCTCTTCAAAAAATACAAAATTAATCGCATTAGTCTTAACGTTCAATCAATGAATAATGATGTGTTAAAACAAATGAATTTTATTCATACAAATCAAGATAGTAAAAAAGCGATTAATTTATTACATAAAAACGGATTGTATAATGTGTCTTGTGATTTTTTATTTTGCATATCAATCTTAACATTAAAAGACTTAGATGATGTTTTTAATTTTATTTTAAATCATAAAATTAATCATGTTAGTTTTTATAGTTTAGAAATTAAAGAACAGTCACTTTTAAAAAAGTACCATATTACTATCGATGAAGAAAAAGAAATTGAACAAATGAATTATATAATTAATAAATTTGCAGGATTAAATTTTCATCGTTATGAAGTATGTAATTGAACAAATAACTTCAGATATATTGCAAAACATAACTTAGCTTATTGACGAACTGAAGACTGGGCCGCAATAGGATGGGGAGCACATGGCTATGAAAAAAATATTGTATATTTTTTTGATGGATCTATAAAAAACCCTATATTAATTAAAAAAGTATTAACAAAACACGAATTATATCAACAAATTTTAATGATGGGTTTAAGGTTAAAAGATGGATTAAATCTAAATAAAAAAATTAATTATGAAGCTTATTCATATTTTAAAAATCAATTGAAACACGTTAGTATTAATAAAAAAAATCATCTTCTTATTGATGATTTAAATTTACTAAATTTAACTATTTTAGATATATTTTAA
- a CDS encoding phosphoglycerate kinase, with protein sequence MNSLNKKSIKDLDVNGKTIVLHLDLNVVVDYENKRILNDRKLRASLPTINYLINHNAKIVILSHLGRIKTLADKQSGKYSLEIIVDELRNRVSKNVNRVVFSPLNYGETVVQMVNDLEERDILILENTRYCDISDEGEYVGLEWDGSEILGQFWGMLGDIFIDDAYGVAHRQLSSNYQTAKFAKKSALGFLIVNEINHLDIALEVPKSPYLALIGGNRVADKIAAIEVLCERADQVIIGGGLVYTFLYAQGYNVGLNLVERNMIDDCNNILEKYGKKILICFDFLCNNDFSDTRPIYRKIDEGLEGLYGLDIGKRSLKFIKHEIYRSKTILLNGPFGVIENIKNYAQGTTEICKSMAKQTTRGAYTIICDIDTSSHAEYLGLDKYINFISTGGGASLSYIEEGVLDGLETIDNVPLNVLKKE encoded by the coding sequence ATGAATAGTTTAAATAAAAAAAGTATAAAAGATCTTGATGTAAATGGTAAAACAATAGTTTTACATTTAGATTTAAATGTTGTTGTTGATTATGAAAATAAACGCATATTAAATGATCGTAAATTACGAGCATCACTACCAACTATTAATTATTTAATTAATCATAACGCTAAAATTGTTATTTTAAGTCATTTAGGTCGAATTAAAACCTTAGCAGATAAACAAAGTGGTAAATATAGTTTAGAAATTATTGTTGATGAACTCCGTAATCGTGTATCCAAGAATGTTAATCGTGTTGTATTTTCACCTTTAAATTATGGAGAAACGGTCGTACAAATGGTTAATGATTTAGAAGAAAGAGACATTTTAATTTTAGAAAATACGCGTTATTGTGATATTAGTGATGAAGGTGAATATGTTGGGCTTGAATGAGATGGTTCAGAGATTTTAGGACAGTTTTGGGGAATGCTAGGGGATATTTTTATTGATGATGCATATGGAGTTGCTCATCGACAATTATCATCAAATTATCAAACAGCTAAATTTGCTAAAAAAAGTGCATTAGGTTTTTTAATTGTTAATGAAATTAACCATCTAGATATTGCTTTAGAAGTTCCTAAAAGTCCGTATTTAGCTTTAATAGGTGGTAACCGTGTTGCTGATAAAATTGCAGCAATTGAAGTATTATGTGAACGGGCTGATCAAGTTATTATTGGGGGAGGATTAGTCTATACATTTTTATATGCTCAAGGGTATAACGTTGGTTTAAATTTAGTAGAACGCAATATGATTGATGATTGCAATAATATATTAGAAAAATACGGTAAAAAAATTTTAATTTGTTTTGATTTTTTATGTAACAATGATTTTAGTGATACAAGACCGATTTATCGTAAAATAGATGAAGGTCTTGAAGGGTTATATGGTTTAGATATTGGTAAAAGAAGTTTAAAATTTATTAAACATGAAATTTATCGTTCTAAAACTATTTTACTAAATGGTCCCTTTGGTGTTATTGAAAATATTAAGAATTATGCACAAGGTACTACTGAAATATGTAAATCAATGGCAAAACAAACAACACGTGGCGCTTATACAATTATATGTGATATCGATACTTCGAGTCATGCTGAATACCTAGGATTAGATAAATATATTAATTTTATATCTACTGGTGGGGGCGCTAGCTTATCATATATTGAAGAAGGAGTTCTTGATGGTCTTGAAACCATTGATAATGTTCCTTTAAATGTTTTAAAGAAGGAGTAA
- the rpsU gene encoding 30S ribosomal protein S21: MSRGVSVEGDLEKALKKFKRISNETKKDSKRHEYYLSPRIRRKEKIKEANKYRSF, from the coding sequence ATGTCAAGAGGTGTAAGCGTTGAAGGCGATTTAGAAAAGGCTCTTAAGAAATTTAAACGTATTTCTAATGAAACAAAAAAAGATTCTAAACGTCACGAATATTATTTAAGTCCAAGAATTCGTCGTAAAGAAAAAATTAAAGAGGCTAATAAATATCGTAGTTTCTAA
- the argS gene encoding arginine--tRNA ligase — MITQKISEELNKALAKMGIHDTQETKILVDKTKNIKFGDFYTNIAMILSKKNNKSSLEIAKEIANNFEQDLFLEVNLQPPGFLNFKLKAKDHENLLKQIYYEKDRFGQFSKKNITYNIEYVSANPTGYLHIAHAANAIYGDILANLLKIYGYDVETEYWINDAGNQIDKLAMSVLVRYLQLQNINIQLPADAYHGQEIHLVAQTLYQTYKNQFINVRLNEKYEIDDDIANQEIKNFAVKYLLNEIKNDLASINTFIDTYTSENWIRNSGRILEVLSKIKPYTYTLDGALWLKTTTFGDDKDRVLIKSDGSYTYFTPDIAYHDYKFNKTNTTKLIDVWGTDHLGYIARLKAAMNALGYDPNNLEIVCAQVMKLVKNNQEFKLSKRSGQSLTIKDLVEIIGKDALRWFLGSSSMNSHVIIDVDIALSKNNNNPLYYVQYAHARANQVLNKQVYELDFKTDLLTETRERELLNQLHFYKQTIANAANNREPHRISNYLYDLAQIFHNYYANVKINNDNNKVLSAQRYTLVWCVKQVLANGLAIMKITPYDQMY; from the coding sequence ATGATTACACAAAAAATAAGTGAAGAATTAAATAAGGCTTTGGCGAAAATGGGTATTCATGATACACAGGAGACAAAGATTCTCGTTGATAAAACTAAAAATATTAAATTTGGTGATTTTTATACTAACATAGCAATGATTTTAAGTAAAAAAAATAATAAGAGTTCTTTAGAAATAGCTAAAGAAATAGCTAATAATTTTGAACAAGATTTGTTTTTAGAAGTTAATTTGCAGCCACCTGGATTTTTAAATTTTAAATTAAAAGCAAAAGATCATGAAAATTTATTGAAACAAATTTATTATGAAAAAGATAGATTTGGTCAATTCTCTAAAAAGAATATCACTTATAATATTGAATATGTTTCAGCTAACCCCACAGGTTATTTGCATATTGCTCACGCTGCTAATGCTATTTATGGTGATATTTTAGCTAATTTATTAAAAATTTATGGATATGATGTAGAAACTGAATATTGAATTAATGATGCTGGAAATCAAATTGATAAATTAGCAATGTCAGTGTTAGTTCGTTATTTACAATTACAAAATATTAATATTCAATTACCAGCAGATGCCTACCATGGGCAAGAAATTCATTTAGTTGCACAAACTTTATACCAAACTTATAAAAATCAATTTATTAATGTACGTTTAAATGAAAAATATGAAATTGATGATGATATTGCTAATCAAGAAATTAAAAATTTTGCAGTTAAATACTTATTAAATGAAATTAAAAACGATTTAGCATCAATTAACACATTCATTGATACTTATACTTCAGAAAATTGAATTCGAAATTCGGGACGTATTTTAGAAGTTTTATCAAAAATAAAACCTTACACTTATACACTAGATGGTGCTTTGTGATTAAAAACAACTACTTTTGGTGATGATAAAGATCGTGTTTTAATTAAATCTGATGGTTCATATACATATTTCACACCAGATATTGCTTATCATGACTATAAATTTAATAAGACAAATACAACTAAATTAATTGATGTGTGGGGTACAGATCATTTAGGTTATATTGCGCGTTTAAAAGCGGCAATGAATGCTTTAGGTTATGATCCAAATAATTTAGAAATTGTTTGTGCTCAAGTAATGAAATTAGTTAAAAATAATCAAGAATTTAAACTTTCAAAAAGGAGCGGACAATCATTAACAATCAAGGATTTAGTTGAAATTATTGGTAAAGATGCATTACGTTGATTTTTAGGGTCATCATCTATGAATTCGCATGTTATTATTGATGTAGATATTGCCTTATCAAAAAATAACAATAATCCTTTATATTATGTTCAATACGCACATGCTCGTGCCAATCAAGTATTAAATAAACAAGTTTATGAATTAGATTTTAAAACTGATCTATTAACAGAAACACGTGAACGTGAATTGTTGAATCAACTTCATTTCTATAAACAAACAATTGCTAATGCTGCAAATAATCGTGAACCACACCGAATTAGTAATTATTTATATGACTTAGCTCAAATTTTTCATAATTATTATGCAAATGTTAAAATTAATAATGATAATAATAAAGTTCTATCAGCACAACGTTATACATTAGTATGATGTGTTAAACAGGTTTTAGCTAATGGTTTGGCAATTATGAAAATAACTCCATATGATCAGATGTATTAA
- a CDS encoding nicotinate phosphoribosyltransferase translates to MGPIIPNTRLIDFKFDRDLLNSAYTAHYFIKTCKIIELHAPNHSVIMQFTHFSKTPIMVCGTSEVLALLEFCLSKKELKQLKIYYVPDGHVIKPKEALFVIEGPYEIFGWLENIIDSILARRSSIATNCYNVLNLINDEQKVIYMSDRSDDYSLQPYDGYAAAVGGMQYFVTQKQVEFLKDINYECKVIGSMPHALIQQNNGRIDLACEMFAQTFPSDPLIAVIDYNNNVLNDLEQLRYMFDRLFAVRIDTAKDLIDESLLSTFNNVGNRDLHGCNPYLIALVREYLDNNGGKHIKIIASSGIDLNGIKNFNKHNSAIDFYGIGTYLSHLSVHITADLVCLDNVYGAKVGRKIAKNFSEMILY, encoded by the coding sequence ATGGGACCAATTATTCCAAATACACGTTTAATTGATTTTAAATTTGATCGAGACTTATTAAATAGTGCCTATACTGCTCATTATTTTATTAAAACATGCAAGATAATTGAATTGCATGCACCAAATCATTCAGTTATTATGCAATTTACACACTTTAGCAAAACACCGATCATGGTGTGTGGAACAAGTGAGGTTTTAGCATTATTAGAGTTTTGTTTATCTAAAAAAGAACTAAAACAATTAAAAATATATTATGTTCCAGATGGACATGTTATTAAACCAAAAGAAGCTTTATTTGTTATCGAAGGGCCATATGAAATTTTTGGCTGATTAGAAAATATTATTGACTCAATTCTAGCACGACGTAGTTCTATAGCAACGAATTGCTATAATGTTTTAAATTTAATTAATGATGAACAAAAAGTAATTTATATGAGTGATCGTTCTGATGATTATAGTTTACAACCATATGATGGGTATGCTGCTGCTGTTGGTGGAATGCAATACTTTGTTACGCAAAAGCAGGTTGAATTTTTAAAAGATATTAATTATGAATGTAAGGTAATTGGCTCAATGCCACATGCTTTAATTCAACAAAACAATGGTCGGATTGATTTAGCATGTGAAATGTTTGCACAAACTTTTCCTAGCGATCCTTTAATTGCTGTTATTGATTATAATAACAATGTTTTAAATGATCTTGAACAACTACGATATATGTTTGATCGTTTGTTTGCAGTACGAATTGATACAGCTAAGGATTTAATTGATGAAAGTTTATTATCGACTTTTAATAATGTTGGTAATCGTGATTTACATGGTTGTAATCCTTATCTTATTGCTTTAGTACGTGAATATTTAGATAATAATGGAGGAAAACATATTAAAATAATTGCTTCAAGTGGGATTGATTTAAATGGTATTAAAAATTTTAATAAACACAATTCTGCAATTGATTTTTATGGAATAGGCACATATTTAAGTCACTTATCAGTTCACATCACTGCTGACTTGGTTTGTTTAGATAATGTTTATGGTGCTAAAGTTGGCCGTAAAATCGCTAAGAATTTTTCTGAAATGATTTTATATTAA